A genomic region of Pseudomonas frederiksbergensis contains the following coding sequences:
- a CDS encoding SfnB family sulfur acquisition oxidoreductase, with protein MTLSHPVAVITSDEQALVVASDLAEDFKRDSALRDRERRLPYPELEVFSRSGLWGISVPKEYGGAGVSNVTLAKVIALIAQADSSLGQIPQNHFYALEVLRVNGTPEHQKRLYAEVLAGQRFGNALAELGTKTALHRVTSLTPDGDGFRINGRKFYSTGAIYAQRIPTTVVDEHGVQQLAFVPRDSQGLTVIDDWSGFGQRTTGSGSVVFEDVYVKACDVVPFQSAFERPTPVGPLAQILHAAIDTGIARAAYEDALHFVRTKTRPWIDSGNDKATEDPLTIKSFGHLSIRLHATEALLERAGEFLDRAQADTNAETIAAASIAVAEVRAISTEISLAAGSTLFELSGSQATLAEHGLDRHWRNARVHTLHDPVRWKYHAIGNYYLNDENPPLRGTI; from the coding sequence ATGACACTTTCTCACCCCGTCGCGGTCATCACCAGCGATGAACAAGCCCTCGTCGTCGCCAGCGATCTGGCCGAAGACTTCAAACGCGACAGCGCCCTGCGCGACCGTGAACGACGCCTGCCCTACCCCGAACTGGAGGTTTTTTCGCGCTCCGGCCTGTGGGGCATCAGCGTGCCCAAGGAATACGGCGGCGCAGGGGTTTCCAACGTCACTCTGGCCAAGGTCATCGCGCTGATCGCCCAGGCCGACAGCTCGCTGGGGCAGATCCCGCAGAACCATTTTTATGCCCTCGAAGTGCTGCGCGTGAACGGTACGCCCGAGCATCAAAAGCGCCTGTACGCCGAAGTCCTCGCCGGTCAGCGCTTCGGCAACGCACTGGCCGAGCTCGGGACCAAAACCGCTCTCCACCGTGTCACCAGCCTGACGCCCGACGGCGACGGTTTTCGCATCAACGGCCGCAAGTTCTACTCCACCGGGGCAATCTACGCGCAACGGATTCCCACCACGGTGGTCGATGAACACGGCGTCCAGCAACTGGCCTTCGTCCCGCGCGACAGCCAGGGCCTGACCGTCATCGACGACTGGAGCGGCTTCGGTCAACGCACCACCGGCAGCGGTTCGGTGGTGTTTGAAGACGTCTATGTCAAAGCTTGCGACGTGGTTCCATTTCAAAGTGCCTTCGAACGCCCGACCCCGGTCGGCCCGTTGGCGCAGATTCTTCATGCGGCCATCGACACCGGCATTGCTCGCGCCGCTTATGAAGACGCGCTGCATTTCGTGCGGACCAAAACCCGCCCGTGGATCGACTCCGGCAATGACAAAGCCACCGAAGACCCGCTGACGATCAAAAGCTTCGGCCACCTGAGCATTCGCCTGCACGCGACAGAAGCGCTGCTCGAACGCGCCGGAGAATTCCTCGACCGCGCCCAGGCTGACACCAACGCCGAGACCATCGCGGCGGCCTCGATTGCCGTGGCCGAAGTGCGCGCCATCAGCACGGAAATCTCCCTGGCGGCCGGCAGCACGCTGTTCGAACTGTCCGGCAGCCAAGCCACACTCGCCGAGCACGGCCTGGACCGTCACTGGCGCAACGCCCGCGTGCATACCCTGCACGACCCGGTGCGCTGGAAGTACCACGCGATTGGCAACTACTACCTCAACGATGAAAACCCGCCACTGCGGGGGACCATTTGA
- a CDS encoding SfnB family sulfur acquisition oxidoreductase, with amino-acid sequence MSNLADANVQSDLDVPPLLLPAHVLRNDAQALEAARELAQVARVQAARRDQQRKLPWAEIEQFTRSGLGSIAIGKAFGGPDVSFVTLAEVFAIISAADPALGQIPQNHFGILNLLQHTANERQKTQLFQSVLDGWRIGNAGPERGTKNTLELKARITADGDGYVISGQKFYSTGALFAHWIAVKALNDDGKQVIAFIRRGTPGLRIVDDWSGFGQRTTASGTVLLNNVRVDADLVVENWRINDSPNIQGAVSQLIQAAIDAGIARGAIDDAISFVRERARPWIDANVERASDDLYVIADIGKLKIELHAAEALLRKAGQVLDQVSAAPVTAESAARASIAVAEAKVLTTEISLLASEKLFELAGSRATLAEFNLDRHWRNARVHTLHDPVRWKYHAVGTYHLNGTFPARHSWI; translated from the coding sequence ATGTCTAATTTGGCAGATGCAAACGTCCAGAGTGATCTGGACGTTCCCCCGCTGTTGTTGCCCGCGCACGTTTTGCGCAACGACGCACAAGCCCTCGAAGCAGCCCGTGAACTCGCTCAGGTCGCCCGCGTGCAAGCCGCGCGACGCGATCAACAGCGCAAATTGCCCTGGGCGGAAATCGAACAATTCACCCGCAGTGGCCTGGGCAGTATTGCCATCGGCAAGGCGTTCGGTGGCCCCGATGTTTCATTCGTCACCCTCGCCGAAGTTTTCGCGATCATTTCCGCGGCCGACCCGGCACTGGGGCAAATCCCGCAGAACCACTTCGGCATTCTCAATCTGCTCCAGCACACCGCCAACGAGCGGCAGAAAACGCAGCTGTTCCAGAGCGTGCTCGACGGCTGGCGAATCGGCAACGCGGGCCCGGAACGCGGCACCAAAAACACCCTGGAACTCAAGGCCCGAATCACCGCCGACGGTGATGGCTACGTCATCAGCGGTCAGAAGTTTTACTCCACAGGCGCACTGTTCGCTCACTGGATCGCGGTCAAGGCACTGAACGACGACGGCAAGCAAGTCATCGCCTTCATCCGTCGTGGCACTCCGGGGCTGCGCATCGTCGACGACTGGTCGGGCTTCGGCCAGCGCACCACGGCCAGCGGTACCGTGCTGCTGAACAATGTGCGAGTCGATGCTGATCTGGTGGTGGAAAACTGGCGGATCAACGACAGCCCGAACATCCAGGGCGCCGTGTCACAGCTGATTCAAGCCGCCATCGACGCCGGCATTGCCCGCGGCGCCATCGACGACGCCATCAGCTTCGTTCGCGAGCGCGCACGGCCGTGGATCGACGCCAACGTCGAGCGTGCCAGCGATGACCTCTACGTGATTGCCGACATCGGCAAGCTGAAAATCGAACTGCACGCCGCCGAAGCGCTGCTGCGCAAGGCCGGGCAAGTGCTCGATCAAGTCAGTGCCGCGCCGGTCACCGCCGAGTCCGCCGCCCGCGCTTCGATTGCGGTCGCCGAAGCCAAGGTGCTGACCACCGAGATCTCGCTGCTGGCCAGCGAAAAACTCTTCGAGCTGGCCGGCAGCCGCGCCACCCTCGCCGAGTTCAACCTCGACCGCCACTGGCGCAACGCACGCGTGCACACCCTTCACGATCCGGTGCGCTGGAAGTACCACGCCGTGGGGACTTATCACCTGAACGGCACTTTTCCCGCACGGCATTCCTGGATCTGA